A window from Pseudomonas campi encodes these proteins:
- a CDS encoding ABC transporter ATP-binding protein, with protein sequence MAENACNDVLVSFRGVQKSYDGENLIVKDLNLDIRKGEFLTLLGPSGSGKTTSLMMLAGFETPTAGEILLAGRAINNVPPHKRDIGMVFQNYALFPHMTVAENLAFPLTVRGMNKTDCSERVKRALSMVQLDKFRNRYPAQLSGGQQQRVALARALVFEPQLVLMDEPLGALDKQLREHMQMEIKHIHQRLGVTVVYVTHDQGEALTMSDRVAVFHQGEIQQIAPPRDLYEAPKNTFVANFIGENNRISGQLLSRDGERCVVGLARGEKIEALAVNVGGPGEPVTLSIRPERVRLNGASEQCANRFSGRVVEFIYLGDHVRIRMEVCGKPDFFVKQPIAELDPAMGVGDVVPLGWHVEHVRALDPLMAE encoded by the coding sequence ATGGCCGAGAATGCTTGCAACGATGTACTGGTCAGTTTTCGTGGTGTGCAGAAGAGCTACGATGGCGAGAACCTGATCGTCAAAGACCTCAACCTGGATATTCGCAAAGGCGAATTCCTCACCCTGCTCGGGCCCTCCGGCTCGGGCAAGACCACCAGCCTGATGATGCTGGCCGGCTTCGAGACGCCGACCGCCGGAGAGATCCTGCTCGCTGGCCGGGCGATCAACAACGTGCCGCCGCACAAGCGCGACATCGGCATGGTGTTCCAGAACTACGCGCTGTTCCCGCACATGACGGTGGCCGAGAACCTGGCCTTCCCGCTGACCGTGCGCGGCATGAACAAGACCGACTGCAGCGAGCGGGTCAAGCGCGCACTGTCCATGGTGCAGCTCGACAAGTTCCGCAACCGCTACCCCGCACAGCTCTCCGGCGGCCAGCAGCAGCGCGTGGCGTTGGCCCGTGCGCTGGTGTTCGAGCCGCAGCTGGTACTGATGGATGAGCCGCTCGGTGCGCTGGACAAGCAGCTGCGCGAGCACATGCAGATGGAGATCAAGCACATCCACCAGCGCCTGGGCGTGACCGTGGTCTACGTGACCCACGACCAGGGCGAGGCGCTGACCATGTCCGACCGGGTGGCGGTGTTCCACCAGGGCGAGATCCAGCAGATCGCCCCGCCGCGTGACCTCTACGAAGCGCCGAAGAACACCTTCGTGGCCAACTTCATCGGCGAGAACAATCGCATCAGCGGCCAGCTGCTCAGCCGCGACGGCGAGCGTTGCGTGGTCGGTCTGGCGCGTGGCGAGAAGATCGAGGCGCTGGCGGTCAACGTCGGCGGCCCCGGCGAGCCGGTGACCCTGTCGATCCGTCCCGAGCGCGTGCGCCTCAACGGTGCCAGCGAGCAGTGCGCCAACCGCTTCTCCGGGCGGGTGGTGGAATTTATCTACCTGGGCGACCACGTGCGCATCCGCATGGAGGTGTGTGGCAAACCCGACTTCTTCGTCAAACAGCCGATTGCCGAGCTCGATCCCGCCATGGGCGTGGGCGATGTGGTGCCGCTTGGCTGGCATGTGGAACACGTTCGCGCGCTCGATCCGCTGATGGCGGAGTGA
- a CDS encoding ABC transporter substrate-binding protein, which yields MSKLHSNLRLGALALGLACAGQAAAADLTVISFGGANKEAQAKAFYQPWEAAGKGKVIAGEYNGEMAKVKAMVDTNSVSWNLVEVESPELARGCDEGLFEELDPALFGDAANYIDGAVQPCGVGFFVWSTVLAYNADKLAAAPTGWADFWDVAKFPGKRGLRKGAKYTLEFALMADGVAPKDVYSVLATQEGQDRAFKKLDQIKPHIQWWEAGAQPPQFLVSGDVVMSSAYNGRIAAVQKESNLKVVWNGGVYDFDSWAIPKGAKDLDAAKAFAAFSVQPEQQKVYSSNIAYGPANKNAVALLDKGLLVDMPTTPENIANQVAMNVTFWADYGEQLEQRFNAWAAK from the coding sequence ATGAGCAAACTGCACAGCAACCTTCGTCTCGGCGCCCTGGCCCTCGGCCTGGCGTGCGCCGGCCAGGCGGCGGCCGCCGATCTGACGGTGATTTCCTTCGGTGGCGCCAACAAGGAAGCCCAGGCCAAGGCCTTCTATCAACCCTGGGAAGCGGCCGGCAAAGGCAAGGTGATCGCCGGCGAATACAACGGCGAGATGGCCAAGGTCAAAGCCATGGTCGACACCAACAGCGTGTCGTGGAATCTGGTGGAAGTGGAATCGCCGGAACTGGCGCGCGGTTGTGACGAAGGTCTGTTCGAGGAACTCGACCCGGCCCTGTTCGGCGATGCCGCCAACTACATCGACGGCGCCGTGCAGCCTTGCGGCGTAGGCTTCTTCGTCTGGTCGACAGTGCTCGCCTATAACGCCGACAAGCTCGCTGCAGCGCCGACCGGCTGGGCCGATTTCTGGGACGTGGCCAAGTTCCCGGGCAAGCGCGGCCTGCGCAAGGGTGCCAAGTACACCCTGGAATTCGCCCTGATGGCTGACGGCGTGGCGCCGAAAGACGTGTACAGCGTGCTCGCCACCCAGGAAGGCCAGGACCGCGCCTTTAAGAAACTCGACCAGATCAAGCCGCACATCCAGTGGTGGGAAGCCGGTGCCCAGCCGCCGCAGTTCCTCGTCTCCGGTGACGTGGTCATGAGCTCCGCCTACAACGGCCGCATCGCCGCCGTGCAGAAGGAGAGCAACCTGAAAGTGGTGTGGAACGGTGGCGTCTACGACTTCGACTCCTGGGCCATCCCCAAAGGTGCCAAGGACCTCGATGCGGCCAAGGCCTTCGCCGCCTTCAGCGTGCAGCCTGAGCAGCAGAAGGTCTACTCGTCGAACATCGCCTACGGCCCGGCCAACAAGAACGCCGTGGCGCTGCTCGACAAGGGCCTGCTGGTCGACATGCCGACCACCCCGGAAAACATCGCCAACCAGGTGGCCATGAACGTGACCTTCTGGGCCGACTACGGCGAGCAGCTGGAACAGCGCTTCAACGCCTGGGCCGCCAAGTAA
- a CDS encoding ABC transporter permease, whose protein sequence is MAETISLTQFAGLTLKQKLARAERINRLKAQGLILPLLVFLVVVFILPIGILLYKSVENPEVVRSLPRTVEAIAAWDGRGLPEEAAYKALSLDLGEARKKQTIGDLSKRLNMELAGYRSLMAKTGRALPFKQEPASYKDALESLDERWGDPAYWQVIRRNDSAFTSYYLLAALDHRIDDLGELAPATPDQAIYLDIFARTFWMSLVITAICLVLAYPLAYLLANLPTRTSNLLMILVLLPFWTSILVRVAAWIVLLQSGGLINGALMAMGIIDEPLQLVFNRTGVYVAMVHIMLPFMILPIFSVMKGISPTYMRAAISLGCHPFASFWRVYFPQTLAGVGAGCLLVFILSIGYYITPALLGSPSDQMISYFVAFYTNTTINWGMATALGGLLLLATMLLYVVYSWLVGASRLRLG, encoded by the coding sequence ATGGCCGAAACCATCTCCCTCACCCAATTCGCCGGCCTCACGTTGAAGCAGAAGCTGGCGCGTGCCGAGCGGATCAATCGCCTCAAGGCGCAGGGCTTGATCCTGCCACTGCTGGTGTTCCTCGTGGTGGTGTTCATCCTGCCGATCGGCATCCTGCTCTACAAAAGCGTGGAGAACCCGGAAGTGGTGCGTAGCCTGCCGCGTACCGTGGAGGCGATTGCCGCCTGGGATGGCCGTGGCCTGCCGGAAGAGGCTGCCTACAAGGCCCTCAGCCTGGACCTGGGCGAGGCGCGCAAGAAGCAGACCATCGGTGACCTGTCCAAGCGCCTGAACATGGAGCTGGCCGGCTACCGCAGCCTGATGGCCAAGACCGGCCGTGCGCTGCCGTTCAAGCAGGAGCCGGCGTCCTACAAGGATGCCCTGGAGAGCCTCGACGAGCGCTGGGGCGACCCGGCCTACTGGCAGGTGATCCGCCGCAACGACAGTGCCTTTACCTCCTATTACCTGCTGGCGGCCCTCGATCATCGCATCGACGACCTCGGCGAACTGGCCCCGGCCACCCCGGATCAGGCCATCTACCTGGACATCTTCGCCCGTACCTTCTGGATGAGTCTGGTGATCACCGCTATCTGCCTGGTACTGGCCTATCCGCTGGCCTACCTGCTGGCCAACCTGCCGACCCGTACCAGCAACCTGCTGATGATCCTGGTGCTGCTGCCGTTCTGGACCTCGATCCTGGTGCGGGTGGCGGCGTGGATCGTGCTGCTGCAGTCGGGCGGCTTGATCAACGGCGCGCTGATGGCCATGGGCATCATCGACGAACCGTTGCAGCTGGTGTTCAACCGCACCGGGGTCTATGTGGCCATGGTGCACATCATGCTGCCGTTCATGATCCTGCCGATCTTCAGCGTGATGAAGGGCATTTCGCCCACCTACATGCGCGCCGCCATTTCGCTGGGCTGCCACCCCTTCGCCAGCTTCTGGCGGGTGTACTTCCCGCAGACCCTGGCCGGCGTCGGTGCCGGTTGCCTGCTGGTGTTCATCCTGTCGATTGGCTACTACATCACCCCGGCGCTGCTGGGCAGCCCGAGCGACCAGATGATCAGCTACTTCGTCGCCTTCTATACCAACACCACCATCAACTGGGGCATGGCCACGGCCCTCGGCGGCCTGCTGTTGCTGGCCACCATGCTGCTCTACGTGGTGTACAGCTGGCTGGTGGGCGCGAGCCGCCTGCGACTGGGATAA
- a CDS encoding ABC transporter permease: MLSPYKSPIERAWFWAHRSLCALVLLFLILPVLVIIPLSFNSGSFLVYPLQGFSLRWYEDFFTSAEWMRALTNSLIVAPAATVLAMVFGTLASIGLTRGEFRGKALVMSLVISPMVAPVVIVGVASYLFFAPMGFGNSYLGLILVHAVLGVPFVIITVSATLQGFNYNLVRAAASLGASPLTTFRRVTLPLIAPGVISGALFAFATSFDEVVVTLFLAGPEQATLPRQMFSGIRENLSPTIAAAATLLIGFSIVMLLTLEWLRGRSEKMRTANPS; this comes from the coding sequence ATGCTGAGCCCCTACAAATCCCCCATCGAACGTGCCTGGTTCTGGGCCCATCGCAGCCTGTGCGCGCTGGTGCTGCTGTTCCTGATCCTGCCGGTGCTGGTGATCATCCCGCTGTCGTTCAACTCCGGCAGCTTCCTGGTCTACCCGCTGCAGGGTTTTTCCCTGCGCTGGTACGAGGACTTCTTCACTTCGGCCGAGTGGATGCGTGCGCTGACCAACAGCCTGATCGTCGCCCCGGCTGCCACTGTGCTGGCCATGGTCTTCGGCACCCTGGCGTCGATTGGCCTGACCCGCGGCGAGTTCCGCGGCAAGGCGCTGGTGATGAGCCTGGTGATCTCGCCGATGGTGGCGCCGGTGGTCATAGTCGGGGTCGCCAGTTATCTGTTCTTCGCCCCCATGGGCTTTGGCAACAGCTACCTGGGGCTGATCCTGGTGCATGCCGTGCTCGGCGTGCCGTTCGTCATCATCACCGTGTCGGCGACCCTGCAGGGCTTCAACTACAACCTGGTGCGCGCCGCGGCCAGCCTGGGCGCCTCACCGCTGACGACGTTCCGCCGGGTGACCCTGCCGCTGATCGCGCCCGGGGTGATTTCCGGTGCGTTGTTCGCCTTCGCCACCTCGTTCGACGAAGTGGTGGTGACCCTGTTTCTTGCCGGCCCCGAGCAGGCCACCCTGCCACGGCAGATGTTCAGCGGTATCCGCGAGAACCTGTCGCCGACCATTGCCGCCGCAGCGACCCTGCTGATCGGTTTCTCCATCGTCATGCTGCTGACTCTGGAGTGGCTGCGTGGGCGCAGCGAGAAGATGCGCACCGCCAACCCCAGCTGA
- the rpe gene encoding ribulose-phosphate 3-epimerase produces MQPFAIAPSILSADFARLGEEVDKVLAAGADIVHFDVMDNHYVPNLTIGPMVCAALRKYGITAPIDAHLMVKPVDRIIGDFIEAGASYITFHPEASEHIDRSLQLIRDGGCKAGLVFNPATPLDVLKYVMDKVDMILLMSVNPGFGGQKFIPGTLDKLKEVRALIDASGREIRLEIDGGVNVQNIGAIAAAGADTFVAGSAIFNQPDYKTVIDAMRTELAKVRG; encoded by the coding sequence ATGCAACCCTTCGCCATCGCCCCGTCGATTCTCTCCGCCGATTTCGCCCGCCTGGGTGAGGAAGTCGACAAGGTGCTCGCCGCCGGCGCCGACATCGTCCACTTCGACGTGATGGACAACCACTACGTGCCCAACCTGACCATCGGCCCGATGGTCTGCGCGGCGCTGCGCAAGTACGGCATCACCGCGCCGATCGACGCGCACCTGATGGTCAAGCCGGTCGACCGCATCATCGGCGACTTCATCGAAGCCGGCGCCAGCTACATCACCTTCCACCCGGAGGCCAGCGAGCATATCGACCGCTCGCTGCAGCTGATCCGCGACGGCGGCTGCAAGGCCGGCCTGGTCTTCAACCCGGCTACCCCGCTGGACGTGCTCAAGTACGTGATGGACAAGGTCGACATGATCCTGCTGATGAGCGTCAACCCGGGTTTCGGCGGGCAGAAGTTCATCCCCGGCACCCTGGACAAGCTGAAAGAAGTCCGTGCGTTGATCGACGCCAGCGGCCGCGAGATTCGCCTGGAGATCGATGGCGGGGTCAACGTGCAGAACATCGGCGCCATCGCCGCTGCAGGCGCCGACACCTTCGTCGCCGGCTCGGCGATCTTCAACCAGCCGGACTACAAGACCGTGATCGACGCCATGCGTACCGAGCTGGCCAAGGTGCGTGGGTGA
- a CDS encoding phosphoglycolate phosphatase, with protein MFDLDGTLVDSVPDLAAAIDQMLHGLGRPAAGIERVRDWVGNGARVLVRRALAGDIEHAAVGETETEQALELFNQAYAGSHQLSSVYPGVSATLKWLKKQGVELALITNKPERFVAPLLDEMKLGHYFRWIIGGDTLPQQKPDPAALLHVMRLAGVGAHEALFVGDSRNDVLAARSAGVPCVALSYGYNHGRPIAEEGPAAVLDDLRQLLPDGCFEADARLMSANPSAHPQPRDRTVVAPRKHWLGRANMKILKALARWRWRA; from the coding sequence ATGTTCGACCTGGACGGCACCCTGGTCGACTCGGTGCCGGACCTGGCGGCCGCGATCGACCAGATGCTGCACGGCCTCGGCCGCCCGGCTGCGGGCATCGAGCGGGTGCGTGACTGGGTCGGTAATGGCGCGCGGGTGCTGGTGCGCCGCGCCCTGGCCGGCGACATCGAGCATGCCGCTGTCGGTGAAACCGAGACCGAGCAGGCACTGGAGCTGTTCAACCAGGCCTATGCCGGCAGCCATCAGCTCAGCAGTGTCTATCCCGGCGTCAGCGCCACCCTCAAGTGGCTGAAGAAGCAGGGCGTGGAGCTGGCGCTGATCACCAACAAGCCGGAGCGCTTCGTCGCCCCGCTGCTGGATGAGATGAAGCTGGGCCATTACTTCCGCTGGATCATCGGCGGTGACACCCTGCCGCAGCAGAAGCCGGACCCGGCGGCGCTGCTGCATGTCATGCGCCTGGCCGGAGTCGGCGCCCATGAGGCGCTGTTTGTCGGCGACTCGCGCAACGACGTGCTGGCCGCCCGCTCGGCGGGCGTGCCCTGCGTGGCGCTGAGTTATGGCTACAACCACGGCCGGCCGATTGCCGAGGAAGGCCCGGCGGCGGTGCTCGACGATCTGCGCCAGCTGCTGCCCGACGGTTGCTTCGAGGCGGACGCTAGGCTAATGTCGGCTAATCCTTCCGCACACCCGCAGCCAAGAGATCGCACCGTGGTGGCTCCCCGCAAACACTGGCTCGGCCGAGCCAACATGAAGATCCTCAAGGCCCTGGCCCGTTGGCGCTGGCGCGCCTGA
- the trpE gene encoding anthranilate synthase component I, protein MTRDEFLRLAADGYNRIPLAFETLADFDTPLSIYLKLADAPNTYLLESVQGGEKWGRFSIIGLQARTVLRAHGHQVSVSVDGVEVERHDDCADPLAFVEQFKARYKVPTLSGLPRFNGGLVGYFGYDSVRYVETKLGASPNPDPLGTPDILLMVSDAVVVFDNLAGKMHAIVLADPSQADAYEQGQARLAQLLEQLRRPITPRLGVDLAAPAGAEPDFVSSFKRDDYEAAVLAIKEYILAGDCMQVVISQRMSIPFQAAPIDLYRALRCINPTPYMYFFNFGDFHVVGSSPEVLVRVEDNLVTVRPIAGTRPRGATEEADLDLEKDLLSDAKELAEHLMLIDLGRNDVGRVASTGSVKVTEKMVIERYSNVMHIVSNVTGHLKEGLSAMDALRAILPAGTLSGAPKVRAMEIIDQLEPVKRGVYGGAVGYLAWNGNMDTAIAIRTAVIKDGELHVQAGAGIVADSQPALEWEETLNKRRAMFRAVSLAEQSVPQAKD, encoded by the coding sequence ATGACCCGCGACGAATTCCTGCGTTTGGCCGCCGACGGCTACAACCGCATTCCGCTTGCCTTCGAAACCCTCGCCGACTTCGACACGCCGCTGTCGATCTACCTGAAACTGGCCGACGCGCCCAACACCTACCTGCTGGAGTCCGTGCAGGGCGGCGAGAAGTGGGGGCGTTTCTCCATCATCGGCCTGCAGGCGCGTACCGTGCTGCGCGCCCATGGCCACCAGGTCAGCGTCAGTGTCGATGGGGTCGAGGTCGAGCGACATGACGACTGCGCCGATCCGCTGGCGTTCGTCGAGCAGTTCAAGGCCCGCTACAAGGTGCCGACCCTGAGCGGTCTGCCGCGTTTCAATGGTGGCCTGGTCGGCTACTTCGGCTATGACAGCGTGCGCTACGTCGAGACCAAGCTCGGCGCCAGCCCCAATCCGGACCCGCTGGGCACCCCGGATATCCTGCTGATGGTCTCCGATGCGGTGGTGGTGTTCGACAATCTGGCCGGCAAGATGCACGCCATCGTTCTCGCCGACCCCAGCCAGGCCGATGCCTACGAGCAGGGCCAGGCGCGCCTGGCTCAGCTGCTGGAGCAGCTGCGCAGGCCTATCACCCCGCGCCTGGGCGTCGACCTGGCCGCGCCGGCGGGCGCCGAGCCGGACTTCGTCTCCAGCTTCAAGCGCGATGACTACGAAGCCGCGGTGCTGGCGATCAAGGAATACATCCTGGCCGGCGACTGCATGCAGGTGGTGATCTCCCAGCGCATGTCGATCCCCTTCCAGGCCGCGCCGATCGACCTGTACCGCGCGCTGCGCTGCATCAACCCGACGCCCTACATGTACTTCTTCAACTTCGGCGACTTCCATGTGGTCGGCAGCTCGCCGGAAGTGCTGGTGCGGGTCGAGGACAACCTGGTCACGGTACGCCCGATCGCAGGTACCCGCCCGCGTGGCGCCACCGAAGAGGCCGACCTGGACCTGGAGAAAGACCTGCTGTCCGACGCCAAGGAGCTCGCCGAGCACCTGATGCTGATCGACCTGGGCCGCAACGACGTCGGCCGCGTCGCCAGCACCGGTTCAGTGAAGGTCACCGAGAAAATGGTGATCGAGCGCTATTCCAACGTCATGCATATCGTCTCCAACGTCACCGGCCACCTCAAGGAAGGCCTGTCGGCGATGGACGCCCTGCGCGCCATCCTGCCGGCCGGCACCCTCAGCGGTGCGCCCAAGGTGCGTGCGATGGAAATCATCGACCAGCTGGAGCCGGTCAAGCGTGGGGTCTACGGCGGTGCCGTGGGCTACCTGGCGTGGAACGGCAATATGGACACCGCGATTGCGATTCGTACCGCGGTGATCAAGGACGGTGAACTGCATGTTCAAGCGGGCGCCGGTATCGTTGCCGACTCGCAGCCGGCCCTGGAGTGGGAAGAAACCCTGAACAAGCGTCGCGCCATGTTCCGCGCGGTCAGCCTCGCCGAACAGTCCGTACCCCAGGCCAAGGATTAA
- a CDS encoding aminodeoxychorismate/anthranilate synthase component II, with protein sequence MLLMIDNYDSFTYNVVQYLGELGADVHVIRNDELSIAEIEALKPERIVVSPGPCTPTEAGVSIEAILHFAGKLPILGVCLGHQSIGQAFGGDVVRARQVMHGKTSPVFHEDKGVFAGLNRPLTVTRYHSLVVKRDTLPDCLEMTAWTQHADGSVDEIMGLRHKTLNIEGVQFHPESILTEQGHDLFANFLKQTGGVR encoded by the coding sequence ATGCTGCTGATGATCGACAACTACGACTCCTTTACCTACAACGTGGTGCAGTACCTGGGCGAACTGGGTGCCGATGTCCATGTGATCCGCAACGATGAACTGAGCATCGCCGAGATCGAGGCGCTCAAACCCGAGCGCATCGTGGTCTCGCCCGGCCCGTGTACGCCGACCGAGGCCGGGGTGTCCATTGAGGCCATCCTGCATTTCGCCGGCAAGCTGCCGATCCTCGGTGTGTGCCTGGGCCACCAGAGCATCGGCCAGGCCTTCGGCGGCGACGTGGTGCGTGCGCGCCAGGTGATGCACGGCAAGACCAGTCCGGTGTTTCACGAGGACAAGGGCGTGTTCGCCGGCCTCAACCGGCCGCTGACAGTGACCCGCTACCACTCCCTGGTGGTCAAGCGCGACACCTTGCCGGATTGCCTGGAAATGACCGCGTGGACCCAGCATGCCGACGGCAGCGTCGACGAGATCATGGGCCTGCGCCACAAGACCCTGAACATCGAGGGTGTGCAGTTCCACCCGGAATCCATCCTCACCGAGCAGGGCCACGACCTGTTCGCCAATTTCCTCAAACAGACCGGCGGGGTGCGCTGA
- the trpD gene encoding anthranilate phosphoribosyltransferase has product MDIKEALNRVVNQLDLNTAEMQDVMREIMTGQCTDAQVGAFLMGMRMKSETIDEIVGAAQVMRELASPVQINAERLVDTCGTGGDGMNIFNVSTAAAFVVAAAGGRVAKHGNRAVSGKSGSADLLEAAGVYLNLKPEQVARCVESVGVGFMFAPAHHGAMKHAIGPRRELALRTIFNMLGPMTNPAGVKHQVLGVFSQALCRPLAEVLQRLGSQHVLVVHAQDGLDEVSLAAPTYVAELKDGVVSEYRVQPEDFGIKSQSLIGLTVNNAAESLALIRDALGKRKTENGQKAADMIVLNAGAALYAADHATSLREGVQLAQDALHTGLAWEKLDELVSFTAVFKQENEA; this is encoded by the coding sequence ATGGATATCAAGGAAGCCCTCAACCGGGTGGTCAACCAGCTCGACCTGAACACGGCCGAGATGCAGGACGTGATGCGCGAGATCATGACCGGCCAGTGCACCGATGCGCAGGTCGGCGCGTTCCTCATGGGCATGCGCATGAAGAGCGAGACCATCGACGAGATCGTCGGCGCCGCTCAGGTCATGCGTGAGCTGGCTTCGCCGGTGCAGATCAACGCCGAGCGCCTGGTCGACACCTGCGGTACCGGTGGCGACGGCATGAACATCTTCAACGTTTCCACCGCCGCTGCCTTCGTGGTCGCCGCGGCCGGCGGGCGGGTGGCCAAGCATGGCAATCGCGCGGTATCCGGCAAGAGCGGCAGCGCCGACCTGCTGGAGGCGGCCGGGGTCTACCTCAACCTCAAGCCGGAACAGGTGGCACGTTGCGTCGAGTCCGTGGGCGTCGGTTTCATGTTCGCCCCGGCCCATCACGGCGCGATGAAGCATGCCATCGGCCCGCGCCGCGAGCTGGCCTTGCGCACCATTTTCAACATGCTCGGTCCAATGACTAACCCGGCCGGCGTCAAACATCAGGTGCTCGGCGTGTTCAGCCAGGCCCTGTGCCGGCCGTTGGCCGAAGTGCTGCAGCGCCTGGGTAGCCAGCACGTGCTGGTGGTGCATGCCCAGGATGGCCTGGACGAAGTCAGCCTGGCCGCCCCGACCTATGTCGCCGAGCTGAAGGACGGCGTGGTCAGCGAGTACCGCGTGCAGCCGGAAGATTTTGGCATCAAGAGCCAGAGTCTGATCGGTCTGACCGTGAACAATGCCGCAGAGTCCCTGGCGCTGATCCGCGATGCGCTGGGCAAGCGCAAGACCGAGAATGGCCAGAAGGCCGCCGACATGATCGTGCTCAACGCCGGCGCGGCGCTGTATGCCGCCGACCATGCGACCAGCTTGCGTGAAGGCGTGCAGCTGGCGCAGGACGCCTTGCATACCGGTCTGGCCTGGGAAAAACTCGACGAGCTGGTGTCCTTCACCGCCGTGTTCAAGCAGGAGAACGAAGCGTGA
- the trpC gene encoding indole-3-glycerol phosphate synthase TrpC: MSIPTVLEKILARKAEEVAERRARVSLAEVEALARGADAPRGFARALLEQAARKRPAVIAEIKKASPSKGVLRENFVPAEIAKSYEAGGATCLSVLTDIDFFQGADEYLQQARAACNLPVIRKDFMIDPYQIVEARALGADCVLLIVSALDDVRMAELASVAKDVGLDVLVEVHDGDELERALNTLDTPLVGINNRSLHSFEVSLETTLDLLPRVPRDRLVVTESGILNRADVELMEISEVYAFLVGEAFMRAEEPGAELKRLFFPDGKRVVLGADPD; the protein is encoded by the coding sequence GTGAGTATTCCCACCGTGTTGGAGAAGATCCTCGCGCGCAAGGCCGAGGAAGTGGCCGAGCGTCGCGCGCGCGTCAGTTTGGCCGAGGTTGAGGCGCTGGCGCGGGGCGCCGATGCCCCGCGCGGTTTTGCCCGTGCGTTGCTGGAACAGGCGGCACGCAAGCGGCCGGCGGTGATTGCCGAGATCAAGAAAGCCTCGCCGAGCAAGGGCGTGCTGCGCGAGAACTTCGTTCCGGCGGAGATCGCCAAGAGCTACGAAGCCGGCGGCGCTACCTGCCTGTCGGTGCTCACCGACATCGACTTCTTCCAGGGTGCCGACGAATACCTGCAGCAGGCCCGCGCCGCCTGCAACCTGCCGGTGATCCGCAAGGACTTCATGATCGACCCCTACCAGATCGTCGAAGCCCGCGCCCTGGGCGCCGACTGCGTGCTGCTGATCGTCTCTGCCCTGGACGATGTGCGCATGGCCGAGCTGGCCAGCGTGGCCAAGGACGTCGGCCTCGACGTGCTGGTGGAAGTACACGACGGCGATGAGCTGGAACGTGCGCTGAACACCTTGGACACGCCGCTGGTGGGGATCAACAACCGCAGCCTGCACAGCTTCGAAGTCAGCCTGGAAACCACTCTCGACCTGCTGCCGCGCGTGCCGCGTGACCGCCTGGTGGTCACCGAGAGCGGCATCCTCAACCGCGCCGATGTCGAGCTGATGGAGATCAGCGAGGTGTATGCCTTCCTGGTCGGCGAAGCTTTCATGCGCGCCGAGGAACCGGGTGCCGAGCTCAAGCGCCTGTTCTTCCCGGACGGTAAGCGGGTGGTGCTCGGCGCCGACCCGGACTGA
- the crp gene encoding cAMP-activated global transcriptional regulator CRP → MVAITLTPKIKNLDKLLAHCHRRRYTAKSTIIYAGDRCETLFFIIKGSVTILIEDDDGREMIIAYLNSGDFFGEMGLFEKEGNEKERSAWVRAKTECEVAELSYAKFRELTQQDPEILYALGSQMADRIRNTTRKVGDLAFLDVTGRVARTLLDLCKQPDAMTHPDGMQIKITRQEIGRIVGCSREMVGRVLKSLEEQGLVNVKGKTMVVFGTR, encoded by the coding sequence ATGGTCGCTATTACCCTTACACCGAAAATCAAGAATCTCGACAAGCTCCTCGCACATTGCCATCGCCGTCGCTACACCGCCAAAAGCACCATCATCTATGCGGGCGACCGTTGCGAAACCCTGTTCTTCATCATCAAAGGCTCGGTCACCATCCTTATCGAGGACGATGACGGCCGCGAAATGATCATTGCCTACCTCAACTCCGGCGACTTCTTCGGCGAAATGGGCCTGTTCGAGAAGGAAGGCAACGAGAAAGAACGCAGCGCCTGGGTGCGCGCCAAGACCGAGTGTGAAGTGGCCGAGCTGAGCTACGCCAAGTTCCGTGAGCTGACGCAGCAGGACCCGGAAATTCTCTACGCCCTCGGCAGCCAGATGGCTGACCGCATCCGCAACACCACACGCAAGGTGGGTGACCTCGCCTTCCTCGACGTCACCGGCCGCGTTGCGCGCACCCTGCTCGACCTGTGCAAGCAACCCGACGCCATGACCCACCCGGATGGCATGCAGATCAAGATCACCCGCCAGGAAATTGGCCGCATCGTCGGCTGCTCCCGCGAGATGGTTGGCCGTGTACTCAAGTCGCTCGAAGAGCAAGGCCTGGTCAATGTGAAGGGCAAGACCATGGTGGTCTTCGGTACTCGCTGA